GTCTTTTTAAGGTCTAGACACAATACCTGATGGCAGCAGCACGACAAAACGGCACATTATAGTGTGTACGACTTTTACTACAAAGGAACTGCATGAAACACATCACGTTGTGGAGCGCGATGCATTGTGAACGGCTTCATGCATCTTCTAGCCACGTTGTACATTTTCAGTCGCCCGTCACTGCCAGCGCGCTTTGACTCTAATATAGTTTAGGCATGACAGGCGGATAAAGTTACGTGTTACGATTACGGTTAgtgttaaatttttaacaataaaaagcaaaatgcGTTGCATACGCTAACATTTATACCTCCatgatccatacttaatattataaatgcgaaagtgtgtctgtctgtctgtctgtctgctacgttttcacggcccaaccgctgaaccgattttaatgaagttttgtacagacttggaatacatcccggggaagaagataggctactttttatcccgaaaaatcaaagagaggAACTCTTttcgatttaaaaaatcgatatcctcgcgggcgaagccacgggcatcctctagttaataataaagatTGGAATTTTGGTCCAATATTACCAAATCCGGACTTGTGGAagaaatttttcttttattaacaaCAAAGTTTAAATGTAGCCGCAACGTAACTTTAATCGCCTGTCATACAACTGGACCTAAAATTCATACGTTTGCGCTGTTCTgttttcaaaactacatatgtGAGGATTTACTTAAAGGTTAATACacattattatatttctttGCAGGAAAGAAACATAACGGACTGCGGTTTAGGAAGCCTTACGAGagcaaatattttaacacaaaTATGTATGACCCTATTAGCGCTGTTAGTATCAAAATTATATTcgtgataaattattatgtacgtataaaagaagttatttattgaaaattacaaaatgatATATTTCGTCCCATAGATTTGTACCTTTCTTACtttcggaataaaaatatttatcctTCTTTgtcattattttattacctaatCCATCTACAAAACAGATAAGTAATGCAATTCATTAGATAAAAGGCTTATTCGAAATCTAGTAAAGTATTCAAAATCAAACTAGTACTGTACCATATTATGAAACCTAATTAATCATCAATTTAAGTTAATCAAATAATTTCTATAAgtaggaaaaaaaaatttaatatcccACTGTgaacatttatattttctaaatatccTACATAACAATGCACGGTGAAGAAtcctcaaaaaatattattatcctttGCCTACTTGATGCCCTTTTGACATACTGACCCAGAGAAATATGTGTGCGAAATCGATGCGCTCTACAGTTGAAACCAAACCACAGGTATTCACACAACTATTGCTCATTATATATCGAAAGCAATCAAGTACAGAATAGACCAGTTGGTTCGCGCAACAGAACCACGGCGCATGCCCGAAATCACGCGGTTGCGCGTCGGCGCTCTCACCTCCATTGCCGTTATCAATGTCGAGTGCTAACGAGAACAAGGATTCCACATATCCGTGATAATATCCCCTAAAATAGTTCATTAATTCGTGTCTATTAAGATATACCATCATGAAAGCGGTTTAAACGTAAACAGTGCAGGTGGTTAAATTGAACAAGTGTTTCTAATGTGCTACCGTGTTTGCGTTTCGGCTTTATTCCTGCTTCTTTTGTCCCTGGACTCCAGGGATTGCTCGTCCAGTATACAGTATGACGTGCCTACTAAAATATCCTTTAATACGTAAGTATCTTTGTTTTTTGTTGACAAAAATGGTAAGATGTGTATTTTATTATcacctaattaattaattatcttataatttttttactgtaaaataattattataaatcttaaaaattattgtatttcaaTTACTATTTGGTATTAGCTAATTAAGTTAGAACTTAACACCAATAAACATTTACCCACTGTATAATTACATACTGTATCATCTAATCTAAtctagttaaaatattataatctgatacaaattaaaattttaagagaGTAAATAAAAGTAAGGGAATAAGAGAGTTTTAAATggtaaaaatacattattttcatattaaatcATTCCGTAGCGTACAAGCATGGGCAGTTAAACTTGGGACTGAACTTTATCACTTTGGAGAATTTATTACGAGAAAGAAGGAAGTGCAAGATGTAAGAATGTTTCTATTCATTCTATTTTAGTCGTGTTTGTATTATCAAGGTTAGAGAAATACATAAACTTGTTTTTAGAGCTTCAAGTCCGCGCAAATCGAGTCAAGAGACGGCGAGAAATTGGTCCAGAGTATGGCAGACGATATTCGAGCTATGATGGAACTCAAAATCAGTGCAGTCAAAAGGATAGTGGAAGCGGCTGAAAACATGGCTTTTGACAAACAAAATGAGCCTGTTCCAGaagattttcaatttttcaacAGCAAAGAAATGGAAGACTTGTACGACGACATGTCATTGACTACAACACCCGAACCTGATTTCACAATGGAGAACTGGATAAATCGACCGGCATCAAAGAACATGCATTTGCATCAGAATCACCACTTTTCTCATATACCCGTCAACACTAATTTTAGTAGCGTGCACGTTCCTACAAATGTTTACGCCTGGGGTTAGTACGAGTAATAGGAGatcaatcaaattattattttgagtcATGTTTTGCAAATCAGCGCTGTATGCTCTTGTGTATCAAGGCAAACAGCATTTTGCTAACCTGgaaccttttttttgggttgtgCCACAATGACACAGTTTATTTGGGCACTTTTTCTGCTTGAGGCACTTTGAGTTTAATGCTTAAGTGGAAGAAAGTCTAACTAGATAACTAACTCTTATGTCTAACATGTGCTGTGTGTCACAATTTacaaaaacaactttttttattttttctttcaatCAATATGCATACGAgtaattgatattattttagcTCCTGATGTCATCAAAGGGATTCACTGGTCAGAAGGTTTAGATACGCATTTCATCAACAATTACCAGAGCGACCCGACACTATCGTGGCAGTATTTTGGAAGTTCGACGGGATTCATGAGACATTATCCTGGTGCGATCACTTACTATTATGTCCAATGAAATACGAGTAGGACGGCAATGAAGTTTaatgaaattttacatttttgataattttactATGTTTTTGTCCAGCAATGAAATGGCGAGCAGATCCTGTAGACATATACGACTGTCGAACAAGAGCCTGGTATATGGAAGCGGCGGCGAGTCCGAAAGATGTAGTTATTCTGGTTGACCGGAGTGGTTCTATGACTGGGCAAAGGAGGGATATAGCAAAGCATGTAGTTACCAACATTTTAGACACCCTTGGAAATAATGATTTTGTTAGCGTAATGACATTTGCTGATACAGTAGAAGAAATTGTACCTTGTTTTGAGGATTCTCTTGttcaagtacgtacttaatcaGTGCTATGTCATATCTTTTTAAATTTGTTACATGCTTCTATTTAGGtacatgttcattttcaggcaaCACTTGCAAATCTTCGCGAATTAAAACTGGCTTTAGACAATTTTGAAACTATGGAAATAGCAAACTTCTCAGCGGCCCTGACCAAAGCGTTTGAACTTCTTGaaatttatagaaataatagCGGTGGAGCTAATTGTAATCAGGTACTTATAATTGCGAATATCTGAATTTAGATGATCAACAAATTTTTTGTAAACCTCAATCATATAATTTTCGTTGTCAGGCAATAATGTTGGTCACTGATGGGGTTCCATACAATTACAAGGAATTGTTCGAGAAGTACAACTGGAAGTATGACACCCCAGTGCGGGTTTTCACGTACCTGATAGGTCGCGAGGTAAAGGTAGTACCACTCCAGGTATTACTGTGTGTTGTAGTCATTGTGCGACCTGCATAATGCCTTCCTTATCGTACCTTCTACCAGTACACCTTGAATGTGGTACTCTTCTTTCTTCTATTTCTACCTGTCTAGCATGTATGTAAAAGTCACGTTACATGTCCAACAACCATCTTCCATTTGTGCCGCTTTTCTTGTAGCTTTTATAGTGGATAACTGTAGTTTCAAATTTTTGTGGTATCgctatttttgaattttatacgTTTGTCTTGATTCTTAACTTCTGCTTGAGACTTGGCACGTGTGGATAATTATTCGGAGGTATGTCTTTTTAAATCTAATTTTGATGATGcagttaagtatattttatgtgATTATTGTTTGATGCCCTAATACTAGTTATTAATGTAATGAATTTTTATCATTAGAAAAGTGttatgatttaatttaatagCGCCTTGGTTTCTTATTTCAAATAGAggatttattttaaatactttaCTCTTAATTTATGGCTTCTAGACAGTAGAAAATACTCGTttagtaaaaaagaaaaactgtagCCTTTTATTTGGCGCTTTTTCACAAGGCTGCATCGGACATCATATCACTCGAATATAGAGGACGAGCACTGTGACTACAACGTTTTGAGTATCATAATATCTGACGAGGTTGTACCAGGTGGCGGATGTGAGAGAAGTGAAGTGGATGGCGTGTGCGAACAGAGGGTTCTATGTGCATCTGAGCACGTTGGCAGAAGTTCGAGAGAGAGTACTGGAACATGTCAACGTGCTGGCGAGACCTCTGGTACTGCAGCGAGAGAAACACCCTGTTGTATGGACTCCCGTTTACGCTAACGTTACGGTAAAATTTCGATATTTTAGATGATAACCCCTCTTCTCTTCTTTTTCATTGCCATTTCATTACTGAAGGCAGCAGACAGTTTTCTAAATTTCTTCTTGTCCCATGGCTAGACGAAATAGTTCTCCGACTGTTTTTATGCCAATCTACTCCCTAACACAACCATGACTTGATAGTTCTTACTAACCTAAAGAACCTCAGCGTTAGACACCTTAGCTGTCCAATAACATCCCCTTAGATGAAGTTTTGCTAGGTAAAAAATGGAggttttttcatattataatgtaatttttagGATCCAAAAGTGGCAGATTACTTATGGGAACAACGGGAAAGGGCAGAGCAAAAGGAACGGTTTATGAGCCAACGGCGAGACAAAGTACTCTTCAATTCGGAACAGGAGCAAAATAGAAGATGGAAAATAACGCAGGTAGAATTTAACTTAATTTAGCTGTGTGATGAGTTCGAAGTAATTTAACTAAAAGTAATTTAGTAAAACACGTTTGTCAAAATATTTCGGATTCCAGATGAAACAGGGTCAGTATAGTGAGCTTGGGAATTCGAAATATCAATTGATGACTTCTGTTTCGATGCCTGTTTACGATTTGCGACACAACGAGGTACGTTCCCGTTTACGTTTTTAAGCCTTTTATATTTTACTCTACTTGTCCCCTCAAAAAGGTTTAATACTGAAAAAGAGACCACTCATTTTACTGAATGGAAGTTTCAGtggattaatatttatttgggaTTTAAGAAATGGTTAGTCTCTttttataagaactttaaaccaacttttccaaattcaaaattattttatgcaTGACCGAGAAAGATTTAATAATGAAGATTTTTACAGATTGGTtatttatgttttcttctaaTTGGACGTAAGCTATCCTTTATTGTTGTACACTATTTCTATGACCTTTGTATTTCTTCTTCATGATTTGTATGTTTCATAATCAATTAcctttttaataatattcagTTTGTTTGATGGTTTCCCCTCAGAACATCACAGAGAATGTACTGATAAATGAAGCTTACTGGGTATCAGTTACAAAAGAGGTACTACACTTAGAAAGTTTTGACGATTTTAATGTAAAGTTTTTGCAAGATACAAgacattttatataatttagtttttggaTTTCAGTAACGGTAAATTCTTGTTTGGCCCCGTTAGCGATGCATCTGTCCTCGATAGATGTGACCGCGCCGCGGTCTCGGTCGCTCCTGACCGCATAATGTGTTGTTAACCCTTTTGGCTTACCGTAGTATAGTAGTTCTACTAGATAGTAGGCGTAGACCAATAGGGTGTTATGAATTAACTTTTCTATCAGTTATTAAGGTTACTACTTTTGTGCAAGAATTATCATCTATATTACGCACACTATCTAATCGATAAAACGTATTTTTGCCTGATTTTAGTGATGTCTTCGTAGAGACATTTTTAAAGATTGACTTGTATTATGAGagtaaatgtaaatatttttcattaaagtTTTATGCAGCCCGCCACGAGAGACGAATGGGGCTTTTGTTACTTGAgtatttattaagtttaaaGTACTGTTTCTAAGAATGACAAAACTTTTGATatactaaatatattttagtgtaAATATAAGTTTTCTCATTAATAGAGGAGATATTTGATTAGAGCAGGTTGTTACAATGCATTTACCTATATGttgttaattttattgcatTCGTACGTCAACAACCAATCGCAGTCCGTAGAGGAGAACGGCCAAAAGGAGGTAGGCACACGCTCTCTTAGACTTGCTTGATTGATGACGAATGATTGGTGACGTAAGACTTCTTATGATATTAGAACTTATTGTGACCAAAATCGAACACTTGTTTCAGAgcggtatattataatatacggAAACAACAGATTTCAGAAACACTATTGACAAGAGTATAGTTTCGATTAGGAGTAATAATAATGAACTTAattcatatatttattatatgatTAATAATTTACAATGTCAACAGATTCTTACAATGGACCGGAAAGGTTACCAACTACCAGCCCATCTAGAACGTAGTGGGTTTTAGTTTAAAGTGTAGTGTTTTTGGTGAAATATATACCGTAATTTTTGATTGCGTAGAATGCTAGAACCTGTAAtgaagaataattttattagacaTCTTCAAATCAAGTAGTTCGTAAGCATATTTATACTAACGGGGCGTAGATGCTAGACGAAAATAACATTTGCTAGAGATAAGCAAACTTTTAAATACTTTCGATTATTTAGTAgaaattaatgataaaaatacctaaatcggttcagtagtgtcataactttatttatgcattaaagtatatttttaatatctaaTAACCATAACATACCATTTTTGGATGTGTAGCAACTTTTCTTGGATTTTTCACGATTGTTcatatattataacattttaatagAAATGCATATGAACTGACAGATTATTTTACAGAGCAGTTGTTAAATGCTTACAGATGCGTATCGCCAGATTATTAGGTGTGGCAGGAACAGATGTTCCTCTGTCAGAAATCCAAGCATTGATGACGCCATACAAGGTAAATTagagatattataatacattctTAAAGAATAAATTATAACCATATTATATGATTCTTAAGAGACATTGTAATGGATCCGTCTTCAAGGATGCTGAGATTACGAAAAACGTCTTTAATGGAATATTTTCTATCATACAGGTCGGGGTAAATGGCTACGCGTTTATGGTAACAAATAACGGATATATTTTGATACACCCGGATTTGAGGCCTGTTGTAAGTACTTCTGCGTATCTGAAGCTATATTAATCTttcaataaattatgtattacgCACTTCGTTAATCCCGTGTCTTATATTCACAGTTTCAGCAGATATTAAAACCAAGTTACAACAGCGTAGATATGATTGAAGTTGAACTTTTTGATGATGACCGAAGCCCAAGGAACTTCAGCAAAGAGTTGACAGCGGTAAGTCGTATTTGCAGCTTTAACATGTGTTTAATTAAACCACTGCTAAGTTAAATTATATTGTATATAgtgaatatatatattttacatttttttcagCTCAGAAAAGAGATCATCGATCAGAAAACTGGGAATAAAATCGTGAATGTCAAATACCATATGGAAGATATggtaagataatattttttggcaAATTCGAATTCAACAAAGCTTTTGTGAGAAAACTTGCGATGGATTTGGaagcccaccgcattattaatACAAGAACTCCtactattatgtgattaatggataGGGGGcatgaccctcagcaataaGGAATATGACGCAAGGAGACAGATACAAGATTAATTAATGAACGTAATATCAAGCAAACATGACAAATTCCTAATGTATGCAACTACCTCAATACACCCATTTTCAGAAACGGGTGTCTCGAGGCAAAAGGCACTACTTCTGGACCGGCATTAGCGACTCGCAATTTACTCTCGTGGTTTCCATTCCTGAGAATTACGGCCGCCATCGGATCACACCGCCTCCTACAGATGACATTCACCGCTTGTCTTTGACGTCGAAAAATATCTCTGCTAGACAGTACTTGTCCGAAAAATGGAGCGTACACCCGGATTGGTAAGTATCTAACCTATTAATTTTGACCATATCTTATAACAGTAAATCACCAAAGACGACATAATCTTTCTAGGCTATACTGTCGTCATTATGAGCGAACATTTTCATCTCCTGAAGAAGAGCTATCGTATTTCCTGGAAAGGGTGGCGAAACCCGGTTGGCGTTGGCCGGCGAAACCGAAGCCGCCTGAACACCACAAAAACAAAGGCCACGAGAGACACAGCGAAGGTAATTTTTTAGCAAACAATGTTTAGCATTGTGATGATGATAACCGAACAGTTGGTTGTAACTTTAAAATTTGAAGAAGTGTATTACAgttttaaaattcttattttTAGGTTCAGAAGTGAGGGAAAGAAACAAGGCTCCAAATGTAACACCACGaaatgaatattattgtaagttATTTCGTACAACATTTTGAATAGGTACATGGAAATATCAAAAGGACCAATTTTAAAACAGTATTTcctaaaaaattaagtatttaacaTTGATGAAATAATTTGATAGTAAGCAATAACACAAGTTATTGCTAATGTTACAGTTGAACTAGGTGACTTTGTCTACGtgggtttaaattttttttaaatcgctttggaatttctcaaaatcctttccaACGTTAATCAGTATAGAAACTTACTTTGATAGAATCTTttattttgacatgacagtcagtcagtttcaagatgcatttgaatatttttgtcaGGCGACCATGGATTAATGCAGGCAATGGTGTACGATGCCAGGAACACGGCGTGGTTTAACAAGAGCATATCGGAATCAGCGTCGGATGACAAAGCGTAAGTGAAACTGTATTTAACTTTACTTATTAGAATTGTATAGtttgaaaagagaaaaaaagaaagtcCGGCAGGTAGCTTTTAggataggtaaataaaattatcaccaGTCATCAAGAGAAGAGGGGAAAAGATATGAAAATGCAAAAGCCATGCAAAAGCACTTTTTGGAAATTAGGTCTACATCAAAACCAGAAGTTGTTTTAGCACAACAATTCCAGTTTAAATATTTGTACTCGTAGTAGTAACTGTAGTAGTTGTAACTACAACTactacagtaaaaaaaaaaaaaattgcatctaCTGTAGTAGTTGTAACTACAACTACTACAGtagatgtaatttttttttaaattttcatcagcagaccatataaaataaaaaaataaaaaatcataactatttgttcaataatataataaactcatatagaaaaatattttatgttattaccTATCTGCCTGGATAGCCCATTGACAAAAGTGATTGGATTGTTGCCGAGGTAAAGTATATACTTGTAGAATGGACAAATACATATAAACATAGTTTTTACTAAGTTTTCTAAAATATtctcatacatattataaactgaAGCATAAGTAAGCCAAAGGACAACCACGGTATAGACCAAAATGGCGACTTCATTTGGCAAATAACATGCAGACGTAGGTAACTGTTGCTCCAGAAGTGACTTCCAAAGAATTTACAAAAATTTGCTACGCAATGTCGGAATTAGACAAGACGATAGGGCCATCGATAAGATTCAGAGTTCCCGGAGCTACTCAATATGTGCTGAGGAGGGCTGCCGAGGAGGAGGGGGTTTCAGTGGGTAGAATTCCCACCTAACCCGAGCGGGTATCTTAAGATGTCCCCCCTCGAAAAAAAGGGTTGCCGATAATGATATCATAGCGTGAGAAATGTATTAAAACGAGATTTTGGTGTGGTAttgtttttcaaataaaatatttgtgtgTTTTTCGTATTATCTTAATTCATTTTACATGCTCACGAGGACTGTAAGTTTTGAGgttgttattattttgtaatgcaGCCGTTGGATTTCGTAAGTTCTCTGTATGCTGTCGTGTTATCATAACGGATCCCAGGATATATCAAGGGCGTACTCATAGCAGAAATCGTATTCATGGCAAAAGGGCCGAAGAAACTTTTCGAATAGTCCATGGTGACACTTTCACTTGAAATCTTTatcaaataaatgttttaaagatAAGGTCATGTCTGTCTATGTGAGATGACTTGCAGGAAAAATCTGCTTCTTTCTGGAGTCTCCAGAATCATCAACGCCAGCATGGTAGGCTGAGACGATGATGAATTAGACTTTACAACTGGCCCAAAGAGGCACAGAGTCGGGAGTTGTGGAAAAATTGGAGAAGGCCTTTGCCCAGTCGTGggaaaataaagattaatttaaAATCGATTAAAGATAAAAGAAATTATCTAGATGGACCTTGAGTGCACCTCAAACAAAAATGACCTCGCATGTCTGCTTGATTTCGatctgtcaaaaaaaatatctgttaaACATTTTACTAATTtctttaatatacttatttggTTGTAGGACGGAGTTCATCCAACGTTTTGGCTACATCACCGCATTCCTGGCAACTCACAGTGGCCTCACGAGATGGCAAACGCATCCTCCTAAGGATCACGATGACAGGTAAGGCATTTGAAAAACCATCGAACATATTTTGCATCTCTTTTGCCCAAAGTTGTCTGTAAGAGGGTTTTTAGTAATAAGACGGCTTTTGCAGTCTTCTGTATAGATTTTTTCTGTCTGGCTTTCTTGTATACATTGTTtccttaggcctcattcgcacgagagctttttttaacgtccgttaaaataGCGTTCAATAAAATAGCGTAGAAGAAATGCATTCCCAAGGgcttaagccctaattcgcacgagcgttaaaaaagcgttgacgtgtgaacagatacttgggaatgcatttgttctatttgaaagctctagtgcgaatgaggcctaagagTTATAACTATTTGTACATCCATTCAGTAATTTTAAATCCTATTATGTACTTTGTTTTTCCAGGAACGAGTTTGGCAAGCAATTTCCTCGTGCAATAGATGAAGTTTGGTACCGCCGGGCTGTCGAGCAGCACTATGTGGATCCACTCAGTTTTGTATACAGCGTGGATTTGAGTACGGAGAAGTTCCCTCTCAATGTGAGCAACGCTATGGTGACCGCAGCTCACGCAGTATTCCACGGAGATGGCCATCGAAAAGCACCAGCAGCAGTTGTCGGATTTCAGTTCAAACACGAACGTCTTTCCGAGTGGTTCCAGAATATAACGTCTTCCGTACGTGTAATTTTTTACTAGTTAAGGCGCTCTATTTAAATGCAGCTAATGACgtttaccgattttttatttgccttatagattatgtattttgaataaaaataaatgatattttatccTTTTAGTGCGAACACAGCAAGGAATGTGTTACGTGTAACGTGACAGACAACTGGGACTGTTATTTAGTGGACAGTAATGGTTGGATAATCGTAAGCGAGGATAGCAGTCAGACAGGGCAATTTTTTGGAAAGGTACGAGTAAGACCAAACAATAAACCTGTCTTACAAAGTTGGTTCAGATATTAATTCTTTGCTTATATTGCAGATACGACCAGATATAATGATGAAACTGGTAGAAGAAGAAGTTTTTAAAACAGTCCACATTATAGATTACCAAGCTGTCTGCTTTAGAGAGAAGAAGATTTCGAATCCTGCATCTGTGATCCTGACGGTACAATTCATGTTGTCCATCTATCATAATGATGAAATAAGATTCTTCGAAGATACTACTAattacctaaaaatatttactcaTTCCAGCCTCTTGAAAATTTGCGTCTCATAATGGCATTTTTTATCACCACGACGGTTTGGTTTTACAACTCGATTGCACTCAGTTTAGCTCAAGCGTCGAGCTATACGTTTGACTACGGTATGTTTCTATACTcccttatcattattatctatatactGAATGTAAAGCCTGACCAGAAAAATGTAATACCTCGTCATATTACGGAAAACCCATGGAACTAATTTATACGAGGTGACCATAGACCCTATACTAGTGGCGCCCCGAGAGTATGATTTTTACATTTCTGGGCAGGCTTTACCATGTATGTTGCATTCTCGTTGCACAACTATGTTACGTATAGAAAAGAAGACGATTTgagttagtaaataaattatttgcaaaTCGATGTTGCTCTGTTACTCTTGGACGTTGTCAGCATGAACGTAAAAATAGCATGACAACGGGCGCTGCAACAGTCAGTCAGTGTATTTCACTAATTGTTGTAAAAAATACATGTTGTGGGCTAATGTTGCATTTGCAGCGTTGTTCAAACTATACATAAAAACGATTGACGAACAAAAATGTAACATGAAGTCAATTCTTTTTACATCtttgaacaaataaaaattagtaattgatTTAAATTTATAGGAAGAAAATTTGTTATCAATGTGCAGCTTAAGAAAAATAGTTAAAATCTTTCTCTTTGCTAATTTCTAACTTCTCACAATAATTTCAAGTCACTGTCGCACAACTAGGATTAAATATGCATGCGAGTGGTCTATACTTAACTCGGGGTTCTTTTAGTTCATAGCAACATCAAAATTCTCTCATGGAGTCATCAATTGGATGTAGCCAAATGTTTAATGACAGTAGTAACGACTCCATCTTATTTTCAGAGTTTGTTTCAACCACTGGTGAGTTTATAGATCGAACACAGTAGAGTGTTTCTCTGGCACTGATGGATTTTTCCAATAACAttctttgttatattttatttcaatgttgCCCCGTAGATACAGATTTGGAATGTGCATGTTTTATAAGTTAACCTGCCCCATTTCATCAAAAACATATTTGAAACCCTTTGTGGATTTACAAAACCAATTagaattgattgattgattttcaTATTTGCGGGTGTGTGATTTTTGTGGTTATTATGCATGTATGAAGAACATCTGGTATACGCTTTGTGCCGAATTTATGTGCTACACTTTAGGCGCAAATATAATAACTTAACGGTTTTTAATGATTCTTAAATatatctaataaaattattttcattatgtTCAGTTGTCATATTACTTTCGTTAATAACTTATGATGGCATGTGTTGCGTGATGTTTGAATTACATTATTCTATGAGCTTTACGTCTTTTCAAGATATTTATCTGTTTATcgtgtatattttgtttatagtATGTACGATAAATTTTATTCaatcttttttatatatattcatg
This genomic stretch from Maniola jurtina chromosome 2, ilManJurt1.1, whole genome shotgun sequence harbors:
- the LOC123869736 gene encoding voltage-dependent calcium channel subunit alpha-2/delta-3 isoform X5: MCYRVCVSALFLLLLSLDSRDCSSSIQYDVPTKISFNTVQAWAVKLGTELYHFGEFITRKKEVQDSFKSAQIESRDGEKLVQSMADDIRAMMELKISAVKRIVEAAENMAFDKQNEPVPEDFQFFNSKEMEDLYDDMSLTTTPEPDFTMENWINRPASKNMHLHQNHHFSHIPVNTNFSSVHVPTNVYAWAPDVIKGIHWSEGLDTHFINNYQSDPTLSWQYFGSSTGFMRHYPAMKWRADPVDIYDCRTRAWYMEAAASPKDVVILVDRSGSMTGQRRDIAKHVVTNILDTLGNNDFVSVMTFADTVEEIVPCFEDSLVQATLANLRELKLALDNFETMEIANFSAALTKAFELLEIYRNNSGGANCNQAIMLVTDGVPYNYKELFEKYNWKYDTPVRVFTYLIGREVADVREVKWMACANRGFYVHLSTLAEVRERVLEHVNVLARPLVLQREKHPVVWTPVYANVTDPKVADYLWEQRERAEQKERFMSQRRDKVLFNSEQEQNRRWKITQMKQGQYSELGNSKYQLMTSVSMPVYDLRHNENITENVLINEAYWVSVTKESVEENGQKEMRIARLLGVAGTDVPLSEIQALMTPYKVGVNGYAFMVTNNGYILIHPDLRPVFQQILKPSYNSVDMIEVELFDDDRSPRNFSKELTALRKEIIDQKTGNKIVNVKYHMEDMKRVSRGKRHYFWTGISDSQFTLVVSIPENYGRHRITPPPTDDIHRLSLTSKNISARQYLSEKWSVHPDWLYCRHYERTFSSPEEELSYFLERVAKPGWRWPAKPKPPEHHKNKGHERHSEGSEVRERNKAPNVTPRNEYYCDHGLMQAMVYDARNTAWFNKSISESASDDKATEFIQRFGYITAFLATHSGLTRWQTHPPKDHDDRNEFGKQFPRAIDEVWYRRAVEQHYVDPLSFVYSVDLSTEKFPLNVSNAMVTAAHAVFHGDGHRKAPAAVVGFQFKHERLSEWFQNITSSCEHSKECVTCNVTDNWDCYLVDSNGWIIVSEDSSQTGQFFGKIRPDIMMKLVEEEVFKTVHIIDYQAVCFREKKISNPASVILTPLENLRLIMAFFITTTVWFYNSIALSLAQASSYTFDYEFVSTTGSYQYENDETDDPTMIKPATTRILERDFEKLVLINRTRPTPCDREMYLYQLDYKNLDEKLNKPVKECDRPFYAQLVNYTNMLLVVVDAMCAKQDVPIYPIDATEVQYNESLPCLKHMHPLYRKQPNSCIRNHTEESNIDMCGRGSLPCNFLYIPLSVVFLIRYF